A single Syntrophorhabdales bacterium DNA region contains:
- a CDS encoding 4Fe-4S cluster-binding domain-containing protein, whose amino-acid sequence MGERKGGNSVTPSFISTVQELSRILPLRESEQIGISTVAGVYPFRIPFFYASLMDKENPLCPIRLQAVPSARELKVGGVSDPLGESTIGLTPSFLKRYPRRGVFLVSSECAMYCRFCNRKRAVGKGHVWEESSEETFRYLEKDKEISEVILSGGDPLMLAPARFTQILERLRSIK is encoded by the coding sequence TTGGGCGAGAGAAAAGGGGGTAATTCTGTTACCCCCTCTTTTATCTCTACCGTCCAAGAACTCTCAAGAATACTACCCCTGCGCGAATCAGAACAGATCGGTATCAGCACTGTAGCGGGGGTCTATCCCTTCAGGATCCCCTTTTTTTACGCTTCCCTGATGGACAAGGAAAATCCCCTCTGCCCCATACGTCTTCAGGCGGTGCCTTCAGCCCGGGAATTAAAGGTGGGTGGTGTATCCGATCCTCTGGGTGAGTCCACGATTGGGCTCACCCCGTCATTTTTGAAGCGCTATCCGCGAAGGGGTGTGTTCCTCGTGAGTTCTGAGTGCGCCATGTACTGCAGGTTCTGCAACAGGAAAAGAGCCGTGGGTAAGGGGCACGTATGGGAAGAATCGTCGGAAGAGACGTTTCGCTATCTCGAAAAGGATAAGGAGATATCGGAAGTTATTCTTTCGGGCGGCGACCCCCTGATGCTTGCGCCAGCCCGGTTTACCCAGATACTGGAGAGGCTCCGTTCGATCAAAA
- the pal gene encoding peptidoglycan-associated lipoprotein Pal — translation MKKTFLGLLLVTVFVTFSLAGCGCFIQAQKGEAPPPKPPEQQQVVGEEKKEVIVVPPPPPPPPAAPAAPAPMANIYFDFDKYNIRPGDAEILKKNVDWLKANPNTKVRIEGNCDERGTVEYNLALGQKRADAAKNYLTGLGVDGKRLDTISYGKERPVCTEHNEGCWAQNRRDAFVPVQ, via the coding sequence ATGAAGAAAACATTTCTTGGGCTCCTGTTGGTGACGGTCTTTGTGACGTTTTCTCTTGCAGGTTGCGGATGCTTCATTCAGGCCCAGAAGGGTGAGGCTCCCCCACCTAAGCCACCGGAGCAGCAGCAAGTTGTAGGTGAGGAGAAGAAAGAAGTAATCGTGGTGCCGCCACCGCCGCCACCCCCGCCGGCTGCGCCGGCTGCGCCAGCGCCAATGGCCAATATTTACTTCGACTTCGACAAGTACAATATCAGGCCCGGCGACGCGGAAATACTTAAAAAGAATGTTGATTGGCTGAAGGCTAATCCCAATACTAAAGTAAGAATAGAAGGCAATTGTGACGAAAGAGGTACCGTTGAGTATAACCTGGCCCTCGGCCAGAAAAGGGCAGATGCCGCAAAGAATTACCTCACCGGTCTCGGCGTAGATGGCAAGAGGCTCGATACCATCAGCTACGGCAAGGAAAGGCCCGTCTGCACTGAGCACAACGAGGGATGCTGGGCCCAGAATAGAAGAGACGCTTTCGTACCAGTCCAGTAG
- a CDS encoding 1-phosphofructokinase family hexose kinase, whose protein sequence is MIYTIVLNPALDRIVDIDELLYDDVNTIIEETRLVSGKAIDISRVIRRLGGQSCLLGLAGGYNGFEVEGRLLAEGLVCELVRLSRETKTNIAIRQTRKNLRTIFSTADPQVSPIELSLFHDKVRDIPEDSFVVMSGSLVPGVSENFYAQIITALAGKNVRTILDADGEALKRGVESRPFLIKPNIHEFGRLVEKNVREVDDILDNIDSVLELVPHIVVSMGARGAVAVSRAERYHVVPPKVSVKSSMGAGDALVGGIVYSLSRGSSFIEAVTLGVACGTASTLNGAGGFCSLEDTEKIRKEVLVKNF, encoded by the coding sequence ATGATCTATACAATCGTATTGAATCCCGCACTGGACAGGATTGTCGACATAGACGAGCTCTTATACGATGACGTGAATACGATCATCGAAGAAACACGGCTCGTAAGCGGAAAGGCAATCGATATTTCGCGTGTCATAAGGAGGCTTGGTGGACAGAGCTGTCTGTTAGGGCTGGCGGGGGGTTACAATGGGTTTGAAGTGGAAGGCAGGTTATTGGCTGAAGGACTCGTCTGCGAGCTTGTCAGGCTTAGCCGAGAGACGAAGACGAACATTGCCATACGTCAAACGAGAAAAAATCTTAGAACCATTTTCAGTACAGCAGACCCGCAGGTGTCTCCTATAGAATTGAGTCTATTCCACGATAAGGTACGCGACATACCGGAAGACAGCTTTGTAGTGATGAGTGGCAGTCTTGTACCAGGTGTGAGCGAGAATTTTTATGCTCAAATTATAACGGCTCTCGCAGGCAAGAACGTGCGAACCATACTGGATGCAGATGGTGAGGCCCTGAAACGCGGTGTTGAGTCCAGGCCCTTTCTCATTAAACCCAATATTCACGAGTTCGGCAGGCTCGTGGAGAAAAATGTCAGGGAGGTGGACGACATATTGGACAATATAGACAGCGTTCTCGAGCTGGTTCCTCACATCGTTGTGTCGATGGGAGCGCGCGGTGCGGTGGCCGTGTCCAGAGCTGAAAGGTACCATGTTGTGCCTCCGAAGGTGAGCGTGAAGAGTTCAATGGGGGCAGGGGATGCATTGGTCGGGGGTATTGTCTATTCCCTTAGCCGGGGTTCCAGCTTTATTGAGGCTGTCACATTGGGGGTGGCATGCGGGACTGCCTCAACCCTCAACGGTGCCGGTGGTTTCTGTTCGCTGGAGGATACCGAAAAGATCAGGAAAGAGGTTTTGGTTAAAAATTTTTAA
- a CDS encoding LemA family protein codes for MKRAAIALSLIVGLAALSGCGYNTMQAQEEAVFAAWADVEAAYQRRADLIPNLVEVVKGYAKYEGDTLTAVTEARSKVGSMKVSKEMLSDPQAFDRFQQAQGQLGGALSRLLVVVEKYPDLKANQSFLDLQNQLEGTENRINVARVRYNKAVQEFNTSIRTFPNSLTNSVLLHLTRKEPFKADEGARVAPKVKF; via the coding sequence ATGAAGCGTGCTGCTATTGCCTTATCTCTCATTGTGGGACTTGCCGCCCTTTCGGGGTGCGGCTACAATACCATGCAGGCGCAGGAAGAAGCGGTCTTTGCCGCCTGGGCGGATGTAGAGGCGGCCTATCAGAGGCGAGCAGACCTGATCCCCAATCTCGTAGAAGTCGTGAAGGGCTATGCAAAATACGAAGGCGACACGTTAACTGCAGTGACCGAAGCCCGCTCAAAGGTCGGCTCAATGAAAGTCTCCAAGGAGATGCTCAGCGACCCGCAGGCGTTCGATAGATTTCAGCAAGCTCAGGGACAGTTAGGCGGGGCTTTGTCCCGGCTTCTCGTTGTGGTTGAAAAGTACCCTGATCTCAAAGCAAACCAGTCGTTCCTTGACTTGCAAAACCAGCTGGAAGGTACTGAGAATCGCATAAACGTGGCGAGGGTACGCTACAACAAGGCGGTACAGGAATTCAATACAAGCATCAGGACATTCCCTAACTCGCTCACCAACTCCGTGCTGCTTCACCTTACGCGAAAGGAGCCCTTCAAAGCTGATGAGGGTGCGCGCGTGGCTCCGAAGGTGAAGTTCTAG
- a CDS encoding TPM domain-containing protein has translation MRRLVLLILLLLIPCSADALDVPPLRAHINDYARMFSPQTVQAMERALADFEARESTQIAVLTIPTLAGENLEEFSIKVAEAWKVGWKGLDSGVILLIAEKERKIRIEVGRGLEGRLTDLLSGRIIRNEITPHFKTGDYDGGLRAGLIAIMSAVKGEYGPLTQDIHHSRRSTPPIFGLLIFLFVILIFLGSMSRVLGGIAGAVGLPIVAHIAFSGLSLIMLAGLGAVGLFAGLIMSLLFAGGYSSGRGTRGGGPFTGGFWGGGFGEGAGGGGFGGGDSGGFSGGGGSFGGGGSSGDW, from the coding sequence ATGCGCCGACTGGTGCTCCTCATACTTCTGCTTCTGATACCTTGCAGCGCGGATGCGCTTGACGTACCGCCGCTCAGGGCCCATATCAATGATTATGCGCGGATGTTTTCCCCACAAACCGTCCAGGCGATGGAGAGGGCGCTGGCCGACTTCGAGGCCAGAGAGTCGACACAGATAGCGGTCCTTACCATACCCACACTTGCGGGTGAAAACCTGGAAGAGTTCTCAATAAAAGTCGCCGAGGCATGGAAGGTCGGCTGGAAGGGGCTCGACAGCGGCGTGATTCTCCTCATTGCCGAAAAGGAGCGTAAAATCCGGATCGAGGTCGGGAGGGGGTTGGAGGGGAGACTGACGGACCTCCTTTCCGGGAGGATCATAAGGAACGAGATTACACCGCATTTCAAGACGGGTGACTATGACGGAGGTTTGCGCGCCGGTCTTATCGCCATTATGTCAGCGGTGAAGGGCGAGTACGGCCCATTAACGCAGGACATCCACCACTCCAGGAGAAGTACGCCGCCCATCTTCGGCCTTCTGATTTTTCTTTTTGTTATCTTGATCTTTCTTGGATCGATGTCGCGGGTGCTCGGCGGAATAGCAGGGGCAGTGGGATTGCCGATAGTAGCCCACATCGCTTTTTCCGGGCTCTCCCTCATAATGCTTGCCGGGCTGGGGGCAGTAGGCCTTTTCGCCGGTTTAATTATGAGTCTGCTGTTTGCCGGAGGTTACAGCTCGGGCAGAGGAACTCGGGGCGGAGGCCCCTTTACCGGCGGCTTCTGGGGTGGAGGATTTGGCGAAGGCGCGGGGGGAGGCGGCTTCGGAGGAGGAGATAGCGGTGGCTTCTCGGGGGGCGGGGGGTCATTCGGCGGGGGAGGCTCCTCCGGCGACTGGTAA
- a CDS encoding radical SAM protein, translating to MALTLSYKVRNGGRAVRRWVIPYLNSRIHNGDFRPVLCYLYTEWKCNIDCHYCFQFDNHKAGMDLETAKSAIDWLKSIGCRVIPLMGGEPLLRKEFILEVIRYGSDNGFFMYLPTNGYLLDEEFIDEMGRAGVAAVNLAVDCVAPRKGLPKALLAIEPQFRYLIERQKEHGYLVFFNINICRTNIKDVRMLTEIAHQNQIGTDYHLNEPPHGFVDLEHYSHMKNELWVTPDKYDEVDELLDWLAQKQLEGWPMVNSIEHLKAFKDRMRGHLRIWDCRAGRNGGLIRPDGTLSPCFDMITYEHDWGRIWDPHFDHGELQKLKEKCRPFCSSTCYHTMGHYYQLSAVPQWVRKHMRVG from the coding sequence ATGGCTTTAACACTGTCGTATAAGGTCCGGAATGGGGGGAGGGCGGTTAGGCGCTGGGTTATTCCGTACCTCAACTCTCGTATCCACAACGGCGATTTTCGTCCCGTACTCTGCTACCTGTACACAGAATGGAAGTGCAACATCGACTGCCATTATTGCTTTCAGTTCGACAACCACAAGGCAGGGATGGATCTTGAGACCGCGAAGAGTGCGATTGACTGGCTCAAGTCCATCGGGTGCAGGGTCATACCGCTTATGGGGGGAGAGCCCCTTTTGCGCAAAGAATTTATCCTCGAGGTCATCCGTTACGGGTCGGACAACGGCTTCTTCATGTATCTGCCGACGAACGGGTATCTCCTGGACGAAGAATTCATTGATGAGATGGGACGGGCGGGCGTGGCAGCGGTCAATCTTGCGGTGGATTGTGTGGCCCCCCGCAAAGGCTTGCCGAAAGCTTTGCTGGCCATCGAACCGCAGTTCAGGTATCTGATCGAGCGTCAGAAAGAACACGGCTACTTGGTATTCTTTAATATCAATATCTGCAGGACGAATATCAAAGACGTACGGATGCTCACTGAAATTGCGCATCAGAATCAAATAGGCACAGACTACCATCTGAATGAACCGCCCCACGGATTCGTCGACCTGGAGCATTACAGTCACATGAAAAACGAACTCTGGGTTACACCGGACAAATATGACGAGGTGGATGAACTCCTTGACTGGCTGGCACAAAAACAGCTTGAGGGTTGGCCGATGGTTAACTCGATTGAGCATCTGAAGGCCTTCAAGGATAGGATGCGGGGACACCTTCGGATATGGGACTGCCGCGCCGGAAGGAACGGCGGCTTAATCAGGCCTGACGGCACGCTTTCACCTTGCTTTGATATGATTACTTACGAACATGACTGGGGACGAATCTGGGACCCGCACTTCGATCACGGGGAGCTTCAGAAGCTTAAAGAGAAGTGCCGTCCCTTCTGTTCATCCACCTGTTACCACACGATGGGCCACTACTATCAGCTGTCGGCTGTACCGCAGTGGGTGCGCAAGCATATGCGCGTCGGCTGA
- the rdgB gene encoding RdgB/HAM1 family non-canonical purine NTP pyrophosphatase, whose protein sequence is MHDLIIATSNQGKFREITEALKGQFVSFYSLSDLKDRGDVVEDQPSYAENAWKKARKIGNRFGIDTLADDSGLEVDALGGRPGIYSSRYAVTDNKRIDRLLSELSGVEDQDRSAIFKAVLAFYMPAEGRGFLFYGSLRGRIGYERKGTGGFGFDPIFLLPESGKYLAELSLEEKNRVSHRGKALASFSSFLSRSYGFHPGR, encoded by the coding sequence ATGCACGACCTCATTATCGCAACAAGCAATCAGGGCAAGTTCAGGGAGATAACAGAGGCTCTTAAGGGGCAGTTTGTATCTTTTTACTCGCTGTCTGATCTCAAAGATAGGGGTGACGTCGTCGAGGACCAGCCGTCGTATGCGGAAAATGCCTGGAAGAAAGCACGGAAAATAGGAAACCGCTTCGGTATTGACACTCTTGCTGACGATTCCGGGCTTGAGGTTGACGCGCTTGGCGGAAGGCCAGGAATCTACTCTTCCCGTTACGCGGTAACAGATAATAAGAGAATCGACAGGCTCTTGAGCGAGTTAAGCGGGGTTGAGGATCAAGACAGGAGCGCTATCTTCAAAGCCGTTCTCGCCTTTTACATGCCCGCCGAAGGGAGAGGTTTTTTGTTTTATGGGTCTCTGAGGGGACGCATAGGCTATGAGAGAAAAGGAACTGGCGGGTTCGGATTTGATCCGATTTTCCTTCTCCCTGAATCAGGCAAGTACCTGGCCGAACTGAGCCTCGAAGAAAAGAACCGGGTTAGCCACAGAGGCAAAGCACTGGCTAGCTTCAGCAGTTTCTTGAGCAGGAGTTACGGCTTTCACCCCGGCAGGTAG
- the rph gene encoding ribonuclease PH — MRGNGRANDKIRELKITKNFLKFADGSVLVEMGETKVICGVSIEEKVPAFLKNSGKGWLTAEYAMLPRATQSRTVRESIQGKVGGRTQEIQRLIGRALRAVVNLDTIGERTLWIDCDVIQADGGTRTASITGSFVALVEALWHMKKRGIIDKIPLRDSVAAVSVGLVGGEILLDLAFHEDSSAEVDMNFVMTGKGMLVEVQGTAEKTPFSKELFDVMYDYAHRGIVEITRLQKIALGPHFPV, encoded by the coding sequence ATGAGAGGCAACGGCAGGGCGAACGATAAGATCAGGGAACTCAAGATAACGAAGAACTTCCTCAAATTCGCTGACGGATCAGTGCTGGTGGAAATGGGGGAGACCAAGGTAATATGCGGGGTGAGCATCGAAGAGAAGGTACCCGCATTTTTGAAGAACAGTGGTAAGGGCTGGCTGACCGCAGAGTATGCAATGCTGCCGAGAGCCACGCAGTCAAGGACCGTCAGGGAATCAATCCAGGGAAAGGTTGGGGGACGTACGCAGGAAATACAACGTCTCATAGGAAGGGCCCTAAGGGCGGTTGTCAACCTCGACACGATCGGGGAGCGCACGCTGTGGATCGACTGCGATGTGATCCAGGCTGACGGGGGTACACGCACCGCGAGCATCACCGGGAGCTTCGTTGCCCTTGTTGAAGCGCTTTGGCACATGAAGAAGAGAGGCATCATCGACAAGATACCTCTTCGGGATTCAGTGGCTGCAGTGAGTGTGGGCCTTGTGGGTGGTGAAATCCTTCTCGATCTCGCATTCCACGAAGACTCGAGCGCAGAGGTGGATATGAATTTTGTTATGACGGGCAAGGGCATGCTCGTTGAGGTGCAGGGGACAGCTGAAAAGACGCCCTTTTCAAAGGAACTCTTTGACGTGATGTACGATTATGCCCACAGAGGCATCGTGGAGATCACAAGACTGCAAAAGATAGCCCTCGGGCCGCACTTCCCGGTATGA
- the trxB gene encoding thioredoxin-disulfide reductase yields MSEFHEAVIIGGGPAGLTAGIYLMRAGIDAVLVEQGVIGGTPMKYEHVENYPGFPEGIGSRELMERMSAQAKRFGLVIKDFCQVSEITRQGKKFITRAGEESIESLGIIVAAGTQSVAINIPGEAEFMGRGVSNCATCDGMFFRDLDVAVIGGGDAAIQEGLTLANLARKVYVVHRRDTLRAQKIIRERAFNNPKMEILWNKVPVEIKGKEQVQAVRLRDTKTGEISEIAVDGIFVYVGSRPNTGFLGDLVKKDDAGFIETDENLRTKSEGLYVAGDARRKSLRQISTAVGDGAVAAVSLERYILESR; encoded by the coding sequence ACCTGATGAGAGCCGGTATTGATGCGGTTCTGGTTGAGCAGGGCGTAATTGGCGGGACCCCTATGAAATACGAGCATGTGGAGAACTACCCCGGCTTTCCGGAAGGGATAGGCAGCCGTGAATTGATGGAGCGTATGAGTGCTCAGGCGAAGCGATTTGGCCTGGTCATCAAGGATTTCTGCCAGGTCTCTGAAATAACACGTCAGGGAAAGAAATTTATTACGCGTGCCGGCGAAGAGAGCATTGAGTCTCTCGGCATCATCGTGGCCGCGGGGACCCAATCGGTGGCAATAAATATTCCCGGAGAGGCAGAGTTTATGGGCAGGGGGGTATCGAACTGCGCCACCTGTGATGGCATGTTTTTCAGGGATCTGGATGTCGCGGTCATCGGCGGGGGAGATGCCGCAATACAGGAGGGGTTGACGCTCGCAAATCTCGCGCGCAAAGTGTATGTCGTCCACAGAAGAGATACGCTGAGGGCGCAGAAGATTATCCGGGAGCGTGCTTTCAACAATCCCAAAATGGAGATTCTCTGGAATAAGGTGCCTGTCGAGATCAAAGGAAAAGAACAGGTTCAAGCGGTCAGGCTGCGCGATACAAAGACAGGGGAGATTTCGGAGATAGCCGTGGACGGAATATTCGTGTACGTCGGGTCACGACCCAACACAGGCTTTCTCGGTGATCTCGTGAAGAAGGACGACGCAGGCTTTATAGAGACGGATGAAAACTTGCGGACCAAAAGTGAGGGCCTCTACGTGGCAGGGGACGCGCGCCGGAAGTCCCTGAGACAGATCTCGACAGCAGTGGGGGACGGCGCGGTGGCTGCGGTGAGCTTGGAGCGATACATCCTGGAGTCCAGGTAG